The Candidatus Nitrosotenuis cloacae DNA window GATTGTACAGTGCGGAACAAGAAGCATGACAAAGCTTGGCGGACTGGCAGGGAAGATGCCGATCACTGCAGTCTGCGCAGTGATAGGTGCGCTCACAATAGCGGGAGTTCCACCGACCAGCGGATTCATGGGAGAATGGACCTTGTTTGCAGGCGCGCTGGACACGGCAATTATTCAAGGAGAAGAGACCGGCTCAGTCTTAAGATACGTCATATTCGGGCTGGGACTTGTCGCAACAGTGCTTACAATGTCGTACATGCTGTGGATGCTAAAACGAGTCTTCTTTGGCAAGCTGCCTGAGCACCTGTCTCACGTAAAGGAGGCAAGCTGGTACATGACTGCGCCGATGATGGTGCTTGCAGGATTTACTATTGTGGTGGGACTATACCCTGACATCTTCTTTAACGATATTATTCCGTACATGAAGGGAGTGCTTGGTGCGTAATGGTGGAAACGGGCATGATGGGTATGGCATTTGACTTTGGCGCAATGCATGCATGGCTTGTATGGATACTGCCGTTTGTAGCGGCACTGATCATACCTGCAGTGGGCAAGGTCTCCAAGAAGGCAACTGCCGGAGTGGCAGTGGGCTTTGCACTGATGAGCGCAATCTCTGCGGCAACTCTGCTGCCTGGAGCACTAGAGTCGCACGAGATACACGACCAAGTCAACTGGATCTCTTCAATTGGAATAAAGGCAGGAGTACTTGCGGATCCGCTTGCAGTAATAATGGCAAACGTGGTGGGCTGGATTGCGTTCCTAATCATGGTGTATAGCACGGGCTACATGAAAGGCGACAAGGATATAGTCCGCTTCTGGTTCTGGATGACGTTCTTCATAGGCTCCATGCAGATAATCGTCCTCTCAGACAACCTGCTAATGATGTTCTTTGGATGGGAAGGAGTGGGACTTGCATCATATGCATTAATTGGATTCTGGTACCGAGACAAGGACAAAGACCATGTCGGCGTCAAGGGCCGCACAGTGCTAGGACTTGCCGACTATTACTCTCCGACACACGCGGGAATGAAGGCGTTCATCATGACAAAGGTGGGTGACATTATGATGCTTGCAGGAATGTTCCTCATATTCGCATTTGCAGGTACCTTTGGATTTAGGGAACTTATGCATGAGACTGCTTGGGCAGGCGAGATGCAGGCCCAAGGACTGCTGGTACCTGCAGCAATACTGCTGTTTGGAGGCGCAATAGGCAAATCGGCACAATTCCCGCTAAACGAGTGGCTGCTTGAGGCAATGACTGGCCCTACAGCAGTGTCTGCATTGATTCACGCGGCAACAATGGTAAAGGCAGGAGTATTTCTAGTTGCAAGACTTGGGCCACTCTTCTTTGCGCTTGGTGCGGCTGGATTCCTAGTTGACGACTTTTTCATGATAATCGCATGGGTTGGAGCAATCACCGCGCTATTGCTTGCTACGCAGGGGATGGTCAACACCGAGATCAAAAAGGTACTTGCATACTCTACTGGATCTCAGATTGGCTACATGATGATGGCACTAGGTGTCGCAGGATTGTCGCACCAGTTCGTTGACGGATATACTGCAGGATTCTTCCATCTCATTTCTCATGCAATGTTCAAGGCGTCGCTTTTCATGGCGGCAGGCTCGCTGCTGCATACTGTGGGTTCTAGATTCATGACTGACATGGGCGGACTGCGCAAGCACATGAAAAAGACGTACGCGTTCATGTGGGCCGCAGGGCTTGGACTGATGGGAGCACCGTTTATCACTACAGGATTTTGGAGCAAGGATGCGATATTTGCGGCAGTGTACGAGTCTGGCAACATGTGGGCTTTACCGTTATTTGCCATAGCAGTACTTACTGCGATAATCACGGCGTTTTACACCACAAGGATGATCGGAATGGTCTTCTTTGGCGACAAGAGCAAACACATCGAGCACATGGAAAAGGACGGACACCACGTCCACGAGGCGCCAATGTCGATGTGGATTCCGTACGGAATACTTGCGGCACTGACAATCGGAATCGGAGTTGTAGGACTTACGGCAGAGCACAGCATCCACGAGCTATTCACAGAGTACCTTGCACACACGTTCCACATAGAATCAGCACACGAGGTAGTGAAGAGCTCTGAGATGCCGGCATTCCTTGAGGGAATAAACCCGGTAGCATTGATGGCGTCCCTTGCGGCGTTTGGAATCGGAATCACCCTGGGATATGTCTTCTATATTGGAAGATTTGTGGATCCGGCAAAGGTTGTGAACTCTAATCTCTTCTT harbors:
- a CDS encoding NADH-quinone oxidoreductase subunit L; this encodes MVETGMMGMAFDFGAMHAWLVWILPFVAALIIPAVGKVSKKATAGVAVGFALMSAISAATLLPGALESHEIHDQVNWISSIGIKAGVLADPLAVIMANVVGWIAFLIMVYSTGYMKGDKDIVRFWFWMTFFIGSMQIIVLSDNLLMMFFGWEGVGLASYALIGFWYRDKDKDHVGVKGRTVLGLADYYSPTHAGMKAFIMTKVGDIMMLAGMFLIFAFAGTFGFRELMHETAWAGEMQAQGLLVPAAILLFGGAIGKSAQFPLNEWLLEAMTGPTAVSALIHAATMVKAGVFLVARLGPLFFALGAAGFLVDDFFMIIAWVGAITALLLATQGMVNTEIKKVLAYSTGSQIGYMMMALGVAGLSHQFVDGYTAGFFHLISHAMFKASLFMAAGSLLHTVGSRFMTDMGGLRKHMKKTYAFMWAAGLGLMGAPFITTGFWSKDAIFAAVYESGNMWALPLFAIAVLTAIITAFYTTRMIGMVFFGDKSKHIEHMEKDGHHVHEAPMSMWIPYGILAALTIGIGVVGLTAEHSIHELFTEYLAHTFHIESAHEVVKSSEMPAFLEGINPVALMASLAAFGIGITLGYVFYIGRFVDPAKVVNSNLFFYSIHKVMLNRWYLNAIVYWCFVVAPLWIARGVWRYFEKTAIDTGMNIGIEKAVGWGAKVVQGTQTGVAQSYLYVFGAGILFLVLILFI